One genomic segment of Helianthus annuus cultivar XRQ/B chromosome 14, HanXRQr2.0-SUNRISE, whole genome shotgun sequence includes these proteins:
- the LOC110905303 gene encoding auxin-responsive protein SAUR50, whose amino-acid sequence MGIKKTSNKLSQTTVLKNIVKRCSSLSKKQHQHCEDVPKGHFVVYVGINRSRYIIPISFLSHPEFRRLLQLAEDEFGFDHDMGLTIPCEEQVFQSLTSMLR is encoded by the coding sequence ATGGGTATCAAGAAAACCTCAAACAAACTCTCTCAAACAACAGTTTTGAAGAACATAGTGAAGAGGTGCTCAAGCTTGAGTAAGAAACAGCACCAACACTGCGAGGACGTCCCAAAAGGGCACTTTGTTGTGTACGTTGGCATAAACCGTAGTCGATACATCATCCCAATATCGTTCTTGTCACATCCGGAGTTCCGGAGGCTGCTTCAACTAGCCGAAGATGAGTTCGGGTTCGACCATGACATGGGTCTCACCATTCCTTGTGAAGAACAAGTTTTTCAGTCACTTACTTCCATGCTTAGATAG